AACTCCGCCGTCTTCTCCGACGGCTCGTTCTGCTACATCCCCAAAGGCGTCAAGTGCCCGATGGAGCTCTCGACCTACTTCCGCATCAACGCCAAGGACACCGGCCAGTTCGAGCGCACCTTGATCGTCGCCGACGAGGGCGCGCAGGTCAGCTACCTCGAGGGCTGCACGGCGCCGATGCGCGACGAGAACCAGCTGCATGCCGCCGTCGTCGAGCTCGTGGCCCACGACGACGCGTCGATCAAGTACTCGACCATCCAGAACTGGTACCCGGGCGACAAGAACGGCAAGGGCGGCATCTACAACTTCGTGACCAAGCGCGGCAAATGCGCCGGCGCCCGCTCGAAGATCTCCTGGACGCAGGTGGAGACGGGCTCGGCGATCACGTGGAAGTACCCCTCGTGCATCCTGCTCGGCGACGAGTCGGTCGGGGAGTTCTACTCCGTGGCGCTGGCGAACCACTACCAGCAAGCCGATACCGGGACCA
This genomic stretch from Elusimicrobiota bacterium harbors:
- the sufB gene encoding Fe-S cluster assembly protein SufB; this translates as NSAVFSDGSFCYIPKGVKCPMELSTYFRINAKDTGQFERTLIVADEGAQVSYLEGCTAPMRDENQLHAAVVELVAHDDASIKYSTIQNWYPGDKNGKGGIYNFVTKRGKCAGARSKISWTQVETGSAITWKYPSCILLGDESVGEFYSVALANHYQQADTGTKMIHIGKNTRSTIISKGISAGHGQNAYRGQVRIAKSAQGARNYSQCDSLLLGDKCGAHTFPYIEVGNTSATLEHEASTSKIGEDQLFYLRQRGLSAEDAVGMIVNGFCKQVFNELPLEFAVEAHKLMNISLEGSVG